The genomic stretch CCATGAGTTTGTCTATGGCAATCTCAGGTGAATTGAGAATATCGAGATAGAGTTTATTCTTGTGGCTTTGGAGCAGTGAGATTTCCGCATACCCCTTGATGACACCAATGCGAAGGCCGGACGTATCTTCCAGGCTGCTTATTTTCTTGTCAAAGTTATCAAGACCAATCAGTACAACGCTGGTGGTGAGAACCGGGCCAACCCATTTGAAAAGGGATTCTCGTTCCGGAGTGCGGATAGTTGAAAAAAGGACTGTTACCGAACCCTGAACTGCCATTTCATATGCTCGCGGCCACGGCAAAAAATCAATGGGTTGCTCTTCCACTCCCATGTTTTTCAACATGGCGAACAGAAAGTCGGTCACCAGCCCTTTGGATTCATGGTATTCCTTGTAATTGTATGGTCGGTAA from Pseudodesulfovibrio profundus encodes the following:
- a CDS encoding substrate-binding periplasmic protein, which produces MRYAFFAALIWMLSMALPCMADPSLTPADLRYLSEDYRPYNYKEYHESKGLVTDFLFAMLKNMGVEEQPIDFLPWPRAYEMAVQGSVTVLFSTIRTPERESLFKWVGPVLTTSVVLIGLDNFDKKISSLEDTSGLRIGVIKGYAEISLLQSHKNKLYLDILNSPEIAIDKLMAGRLDLVFFDRIAFEYIAKTKHIPANRFRVVYQQPPWGVYFALSRSLPDSLVERMQIACDSVRNSPMYSTILKQYLGETTIYTQPAP